From the genome of Spinacia oleracea cultivar Varoflay chromosome 2, BTI_SOV_V1, whole genome shotgun sequence, one region includes:
- the LOC110777590 gene encoding cytosolic sulfotransferase 5, protein MATSSQNTKPHHDQLEGELQQLLLSLPKDKWFGFPMHLYQGFWCVDPIFEGIIASQTHFNAQDTDIMLASLPKAGTTWLKSLIFTIINRKNISHISQHPLHSKNPHELIPHLEFKVYKESQQDVDEIPSPRLFATHIPYLALPESIKSSKCRIVYVCRNPLDNFVSACHFWLEFDRNKGIKLDTEMIEEHLDKYCKGVLPYGPYEDHLLGYWNESMKNPQKVLFLEFEGLKKDTKAHIIRLAEFLNCPFSEEEAKGDAIDEIIKLCSLKNLKEMEVNKSGRVNQWYENKAYFRKGEVGDWTNYLTLPMAKRVNEIQEKLENAGFSFANYKMNL, encoded by the coding sequence ATGGCAACCTCATCCCAAAACACAAAACCTCATCATGATCAATTGGAAGGTGAGTTACAACAGCTACTACTCTCCCTCCCTAAAGATAAATGGTTTGGTTTTCCAATGCACCTATATCAGGGTTTTTGGTGTGTTGATCCTATCTTCGAGGGCATAATTGCATCTCAAACCCACTTTAATGCCCAAGATACAGATATAATGTTAGCCAGTCTTCCCAAAGCTGGTACAACATGGTTAAAATCCCTCATATTCACCATTATCAATCGGAAAAATATATCTCATATTTCTCAACACCCTTTGCATTCCAAAAACCCTCATGAACTAATCCCTCACCTTGAGTTTAAAGTTTACAAAGAAAGTCAGCAAGACGTAGATGAAATACCTTCGCCTCGGCTCTTTGCTACCCACATACCATATCTGGCATTGCCTGAATCAATTAAGTCTTCAAAATGTCGAATCGTTTATGTTTGTCGAAATCCTTTAGACAATTTTGTCTCAGcatgtcatttttggcttgaGTTTGACAGAAACAAGGGCATTAAGCTGGATACGGAAATGATAGAGGAACATCTAGATAAGTATTGCAAGGGGGTATTACCATATGGGCCTTATGAAGATCACTTGTTGGGGTACTGGAACGAGAGCATGAAAAACCCACAAAAGGTGTTATTCTTGGAATTTGAAGGGCTGAAGAAGGACACAAAAGCACATATAATAAGGTTAGCTGAATTTTTGAACTGCCCTTTTTCGGAAGAGGAAGCAAAAGGAGATGCTATAGATGAGATAATAAAGCTGTGCAGCCTTAAGAATTTGAAAGAAATGGAGGTCAATAAGAGTGGAAGGGTCAATCAATGGTATGAGAACAAGGCTTATTTTAGGAAAGGGGAGGTTGGAGACTGGACCAATTACTTGACTCTTCCAATGGCAAAGCGTGTTAATGAAATCCAAGAAAAACTTGAGAACGCTGGCTTTTCTTTTGCAAATTATAAGATGAACCTATAA
- the LOC130467542 gene encoding uncharacterized protein — protein MLSVGAQVKKSETVVSTRLRKGMHENDRIEVFSKLVSLLDDSRRDLVRKMGFGALLTVKLRNLSPEFAYWLVTRVDGANGVFYGGGDMEFSLDPIQFNCVLGLPMGTQPVPSLNGNLDTRHRNIADHIVQMYGDSGGVSVQKAWEFAVGMRDGQGKAVATIVPIVTREEEFEFRIAFMIVILELVLCPSTDGFTLAGRLLPAASVAPESNSYDWCTFCLEWLKIWCKMFAHQFDQHGVVSGLGGCSLFLTVFYLDHLNVVPRQWCVMPRVAVWSQSDVDALIEADKKAGGDYGRTQMRWNTKNFCCVSSDSAV, from the exons ATG TTGAGTGTAGGTGCTCAGGTGAAGAAATCGGAGACTGTTGTGTCCACCAGGCTGAGGAAAGGCATGCATGAGAATGATAGGATTGAGGTGTTTTCAAAGTTGGTGTCACTGTTGGATGACAGTCGAAGGGATTTAGTTAGAAAAATGGGGTTTGGAGCCCTCCTCACCGTGAAACTGCGCAACCTGTCCCCAGAATTTGCCTACTGGTTAGTGACCAGGGTAGATGGTGCTAATGGGGTGTTTTATGGTGGGGGCGATATGGAATTCAGCCTGGATCCCATCCAATTTAACTGTGTTTTGGGGCTGCCTATGGGTACTCAGCCTGTACCATCTCTTAATGGAAACCTAGACACACGCCATAGGAATATAGCAGACCATATTGTTCAGATGTATGGGGATAGTGGTGGGGTTTCTGTTCAGAAAGCTTGGGAATTTGCAGTTGGAATGAGGGATGGACAGGGTAAGGCGGTGGCTACTATTGTCCCAATTGTAACAAGAGAGGAGGAATTTGAATTTAGAATAGCCTTTATGATTGTTATACTGGAGCTGGTGTTGTGCCCAAGCACAGACGGGTTTACCTTGGCGGGAAGGTTGTTACCTGCCGCATCGGTAGCACCGGAGTCAAATTCATATGATTGGTGCACGTTCTGTTTAGAGTGGCTAAAGATATGGTGCAAAATGTTTGCACATCAGTTTGATCAGCATGGAGTTGTTTCTGGATTGGGGGGCTGCAGCCTATTTTTGACG GTGTTCTACCTGGACCACCTGAATGTTGTTCCTAGGCAATGGTGTGTTATGCCGAGGGTGGCTGTGTGGTCCCAATCTGATGTGGATGCCCTGATAGAGGCAGACAAGAAAGCTGGAGGTGACTATGGAAGAACTCAGATGAGATGGAATACCAAAAATTTCTGTTGTGTTAGTAGTGATTCAGCAGTATAA
- the LOC130467007 gene encoding uncharacterized protein isoform X1 — protein sequence MFHNQSVDVAYGERHHPRLPRDMRGSYIAKEVLNVLTSRFERIEEQMHNQGEVLRSMKLDLSRIVGVREQDSGLKDTQSGGTSGGSVGGVAVCPALGGTQTMRPTTIPTATAQQFGVPSPVGFAPAFGSARGIGTRGFGFPPPSTSVSPVLVSDPITPGPSSAVTSDVLGFMAPSSSDCSVPTKSMTTLQTEVQSPAQKPVITTEILKGVSPLRSSRKSRTDMEKELVAFIKECQGNSKDEGPELIEFDGLCLSKYQMYRMVAMDEYTGIEYVKVASKMYTSRWKAELGAGRGRSVMLEPGFGVKVQTNEPPQSLVAPFGAPFENLVIREMFVVVVPVLHMYFTLPPHTHWYCVALSMKDKRIWVLDPTSDEPLSEHGRLISHMFKYLDTLFYSKDESWVKDGLSGWGVDLVSVPPSDDVSSCVVMLAWIKDIVQRNKISPTFQPGAIEDARVSLAVDDILCELNVRRHEVYDLISGRQVRV from the exons ATGTTCCACAACCAGTCTGTTGATGTTGCTTACGGCGAGAGACACCATCCTCGATTGCCAAGAGATATGCGGGGTTCCTACATTGCAAAAGAG GTTCTGAATGTTTTAACAAGCCGATTTGAGAGAATCGAGGAGCAAATGCACAACCAAGGAGAGGTTTTAAGAAGTATGAAACTTGATTTGTCAAGAATAGTAGGGGTGAGGGAACAAGATAGTGGGTTGAAGGACACTCAAAGTGGAGGTACAAGTGGTGGTAGTGTGGGTGGTGTGGCTGTTTGCCCTGCTCTCGGAGGTACGCAGACAATGAGGCCGACCACAATTCCTACGGCCACTGCACAGCAGTTTGGAGTTCCGTCGCCGGTGGGTTTTGCACCGGCCTTTGGTTCAGCTCGGGGTATTGGCACCCGAGGCTTTGGGTTCCCTCCTCCTTCCACTTCAGTCTCTCCAGTTTTGGTGAGTGATCCTATAACCCCTGGTCCTTCTTCTGCGGTTACCTCAGATGTTCTTGGATTTATGGCTCCCTCTTCCTCTGATTGTTCTGTCCCTACGAAATCTATGACCACGCTACAGACTGAAGTACAATCTCCTGCTCAGAAGCCG GTAATCACCACTGAAATTTTAAAGGGAGTTTCACCTCTTAGGAGCTCCCGGAAGAGTCGTACTGATATGGAGAAGGAATTGGTTGCTTTCATCAAGGAGTGCCAGGGAAATAGCAA GGATGAAGGACCAGAGTTGATTGAGTTCGATGGTTTATGTCTAAGCAAATATCAGATGTATCGAATGGTAGCAATGGATGAGTATACGGGGATAGAATACGTCAAGGTGGCTAGTAAGATGTATACTAGCAGGTGGAAGGCAGAATTGGGTGCCGGTAGAGGACGAAGTGTAATGCTTGAACCTGGTTTCGGG GTTAAGGTACAAACAAACGAACCCCCTCAGTCTCTTGTAGCCCCATTCGGTGCCCCCTTTGAAAACCTCGTCATTCGGGAAATGTTTGTG GTTGTAGTACCCGTGTTGCACATGTACTTCACACTTCCACCGCACACACATTGGTATTGTGTTGCATTATCCATGAAGGATAAGCGGATTTGGGTCCTTGATCCTACATCAGACGAGCCTTTGTCTGAGCACGGTCGTCTGATTAGCCACATG TTCAAGTACTTGGACACCCTGTTTTACTCTAAAGACGAGTCATGGGTAAAGGATGGACTGAGTGGATGGGGGGTTGACCTTGTTTCTGTCCCACCAAGCGATGA TGTGTCAAGTTGTGTTGTAATGCTAGCATGGATAAAGGACATAGTCCAACGCAACAAAATTTCTCCCACATTCCAACCG GGTGCAATAGAGGATGCAAGGGTATCACTTGCTGTTGATGACATCTTGTGCGAGTTGAATGTGAGGAGACATGAGGTGTACGACCTTATTTCTGGGAGGCAAGTCCGTGTGTAG
- the LOC130467007 gene encoding uncharacterized protein isoform X2, with translation MFHNQSVDVAYGERHHPRLPRDMRGSYIAKEVLNVLTSRFERIEEQMHNQGEVLRSMKLDLSRIVGVREQDSGLKDTQSGGTSGGSVGGVAVCPALGGTQTMRPTTIPTATAQQFGVPSPVGFAPAFGSARGIGTRGFGFPPPSTSVSPVLTEVQSPAQKPVITTEILKGVSPLRSSRKSRTDMEKELVAFIKECQGNSKDEGPELIEFDGLCLSKYQMYRMVAMDEYTGIEYVKVASKMYTSRWKAELGAGRGRSVMLEPGFGVKVQTNEPPQSLVAPFGAPFENLVIREMFVVVVPVLHMYFTLPPHTHWYCVALSMKDKRIWVLDPTSDEPLSEHGRLISHMFKYLDTLFYSKDESWVKDGLSGWGVDLVSVPPSDDVSSCVVMLAWIKDIVQRNKISPTFQPGAIEDARVSLAVDDILCELNVRRHEVYDLISGRQVRV, from the exons ATGTTCCACAACCAGTCTGTTGATGTTGCTTACGGCGAGAGACACCATCCTCGATTGCCAAGAGATATGCGGGGTTCCTACATTGCAAAAGAG GTTCTGAATGTTTTAACAAGCCGATTTGAGAGAATCGAGGAGCAAATGCACAACCAAGGAGAGGTTTTAAGAAGTATGAAACTTGATTTGTCAAGAATAGTAGGGGTGAGGGAACAAGATAGTGGGTTGAAGGACACTCAAAGTGGAGGTACAAGTGGTGGTAGTGTGGGTGGTGTGGCTGTTTGCCCTGCTCTCGGAGGTACGCAGACAATGAGGCCGACCACAATTCCTACGGCCACTGCACAGCAGTTTGGAGTTCCGTCGCCGGTGGGTTTTGCACCGGCCTTTGGTTCAGCTCGGGGTATTGGCACCCGAGGCTTTGGGTTCCCTCCTCCTTCCACTTCAGTCTCTCCAGTTTTG ACTGAAGTACAATCTCCTGCTCAGAAGCCG GTAATCACCACTGAAATTTTAAAGGGAGTTTCACCTCTTAGGAGCTCCCGGAAGAGTCGTACTGATATGGAGAAGGAATTGGTTGCTTTCATCAAGGAGTGCCAGGGAAATAGCAA GGATGAAGGACCAGAGTTGATTGAGTTCGATGGTTTATGTCTAAGCAAATATCAGATGTATCGAATGGTAGCAATGGATGAGTATACGGGGATAGAATACGTCAAGGTGGCTAGTAAGATGTATACTAGCAGGTGGAAGGCAGAATTGGGTGCCGGTAGAGGACGAAGTGTAATGCTTGAACCTGGTTTCGGG GTTAAGGTACAAACAAACGAACCCCCTCAGTCTCTTGTAGCCCCATTCGGTGCCCCCTTTGAAAACCTCGTCATTCGGGAAATGTTTGTG GTTGTAGTACCCGTGTTGCACATGTACTTCACACTTCCACCGCACACACATTGGTATTGTGTTGCATTATCCATGAAGGATAAGCGGATTTGGGTCCTTGATCCTACATCAGACGAGCCTTTGTCTGAGCACGGTCGTCTGATTAGCCACATG TTCAAGTACTTGGACACCCTGTTTTACTCTAAAGACGAGTCATGGGTAAAGGATGGACTGAGTGGATGGGGGGTTGACCTTGTTTCTGTCCCACCAAGCGATGA TGTGTCAAGTTGTGTTGTAATGCTAGCATGGATAAAGGACATAGTCCAACGCAACAAAATTTCTCCCACATTCCAACCG GGTGCAATAGAGGATGCAAGGGTATCACTTGCTGTTGATGACATCTTGTGCGAGTTGAATGTGAGGAGACATGAGGTGTACGACCTTATTTCTGGGAGGCAAGTCCGTGTGTAG
- the LOC110784408 gene encoding uncharacterized protein gives MDTMYPNPEEKHKSILKNMIPAIDTMLNVHDPQWELGTMGSWGRQLVELMNNTDNHSCGVLMLGWIKSSAARIVSRYGMENIVVARKALLMEDFLSEFNEAKEEALSAITCT, from the exons ATGGATACTATGTACCCCAACCCCGAAGAGAAGCATAAGTCTATTCTGAAAAATATG ATCCCGGCCATCGACACGATGTTAAATGTCCATGACCCCCAGTGGGAACTAGGCACAATGGGTAGTTGGGGAAGACAACTAGTCGAGCTTATGAACAACACCGACAA TCATAGCTGCGGCGTACTAATGTTGGGATGGATAAAGTCATCGGCCGCTCGTATCGTATCAAGATATGGAATG GAAAATATTGTTGTGGCTCGAAAAGCGCTACTAATGGAAGACTTTCTCTCGGAATTTAATGAAGCAAAGGAGGAAGCATTGTCAGCAATCACCTGTACTTGA
- the LOC110784407 gene encoding protein FAR1-RELATED SEQUENCE 5-like, which translates to MVEFVGNDNEDVIEDVIEEVHITDDEEENGADDDVVSPPFVGMVFQSWEEVDTYYKRRRVEGKRVYSTRDELGTKRSKKCDCPVLMYCNRTKDGEWVVKRAVNEHKNHCPTPRKSRYVPRYRQEDITSLVKRKLFNDYNSGANVPQIFNCLASERNGVENVTFTKKDLQNIIARDKAEKMKEGDWNAMWKYFKAMSTDNENFFHKHRVGEDNILKDVMWVDARSRAAYEEFGDVVVFDSTYLTNEYDLPFSNFVGVNHHGQTILLGCALLSHEDSETFEWLFTEWLSCMSNKKPIGFLTDQDAAMRKALREVMPDVRHRWCLWHILTKFSHKLGKYNDYELFKVELHNVIYNSLTKNEFEVQWTDVIKKYKLEGEIWLAGLYHGREMWVPAFMNGMFWAGMKSTQRSESINRFFDGFVDKHTRLFEFAPFYIKAVESRANDEQQADAADQRAVRPLATQFSVERAFRKVYTDAKFLEVQEQCNRVLYLTSLETTMVSAEVAHHKLEDRVWVLCKETRKEFSTKYRRNYIVQFNLETKLAECECKLFGSDGILCRHIIKVYDMHDIQDVPDVYILRRWRKDVSRKHSRVKVVYHDPSKTEDVMKHDKLMLAYEPISLKASTNPECIKIVMDTLKVLEKRLDQQLIGVEDMDADETQDDVGTPGLSQTNKKRATTPKSVTNGCSQTKNKRTTKSTPKSVNKRNKCATPPDNVKVNDPVARNKPHRTPSCRHRSCVEPKKKTPIRRRRSKTNDVAGCSQEPPTQGADDVELTHTSAGGIEMLSQDGSVGYFTSIVGGDDVGDVGDVGDDGLGLDNVDDLLCRNSLGWDK; encoded by the exons ATGGTTGAATTTGTTGGGAATGATAATGAGGATGTAATTGAGGATGTAATTGAGGAAGTACACATTACGgatgatgaagaagaaaatGGAGCCGATGATGATGTAGTGAGTCCTCCATTTGTTGGGATGGTATTCCAGAGTTGGGAAGAAGTGGATACGTACTACAAAAG GCGTCGGGTTGAGGGGAAAAGGGTTTACTCAACTAGGGATGAGCTTGGCACCAAAAGGTCAAAGAAATGTGATTGCCCTGTTCTAATGTATTGCAACAGGACCAAGGATGGGGAATGGGTGGTTAAAAGGGCAGTTAATGAGCATAAGAACCATTGTCCAACACCGAGGAAATCTAGGTATGTTCCTAGGTATCGACAGGAAGACATCACCTCTCTTGTAAAGAGGAAGTTGTTTAATGACTACAACTCGGGTGCTAACGTTCCTCAGATATTTAACTGTCTAGCTAGCGAGAGGAATGGAGTTGAGAACGTGACATTCACCAAAAAAGATCTTCAAAACATCATTGCTAGGGATAAGGCAGAAAAGATGAAGGAGGGAGATTGGAATGCAATGTGGAAGTACTTTAAAGCGATGTCTACTGACAATGAAAATTTCTTTCACAAGCATAGGGTGGGTGAGGATAACATATTAAAGGATGTGATGTGGGTAGATGCTAGGAGTAGAGCTGCTTACGAAGagtttggagatgttgtagTGTTTGACTCCACCTACTTAACAAACGAGTATGACTTGCCATTTTCTAACTTTGTTGGGGTTAATcaccatggtcaaaccattctgcTTGGGTGTGCATTGTTATCCCATGAAGATTCAGAGACCTTTGAATGGTTATTTACCGAGTGGTTGTCATGTATGTCTAACAAAAAACCCATTGGTTTTCTTACTGACCAAGACGCTGCCATGAGGAAGGCCCTACGAGAAGTAATGCCTGATGTCCGACATCGATGGTGCTTGTGGCACATACTTACCAAGTTCAGTCACAAACTTGGAAAATACAATGACTATGAGCTGTTCAAAGTTGAGCTTCATAATGTGATTTACAACAGCCTTACCAAGAATGAATTTGAAGTGCAATGGACTGATGTAATCAAGAAGTATAAACTGGAGGGTGAGATTTGGCTTGCAG GATTATACCATGGAAGGGAAATGTGGGTGCCTGCATTTATGAACGGGATGTTTTGGGCTGGAATGAAGAGCACTCAAAGATCCGAAAGCATAAACAGGTTCTTTGATGGGTTCGTTGATAAGCACACACGATTGTTTGAGTTTGCTCCATTTTATATTAAAGCAGTGGAATCTAGAGCTAACGATGAGCAACAGGCTGATGCAGCTGACCAAAGGGCAGTTCGCCCGTTGGCCACCCAATTTAGTGTTGAGAGAGCCTTTAGAAAGGTGTACACAGATGCAAAATTCCTCGAGGTTCAAGAGCAGTGCAATCGTGTACTGTACCTTACTTCTCTTGAGACTACTATGGTGTCAGCTGAAGTTGCACATCATAAGCTGGAGGACAGAGTGTGGGTGTTGTGTAAGGAAACCCGCAAGGAATTTTCAACAAAGTACAGGCGGAATTATATTGTGCAGTTCAATTTGGAGACTAAATTGGCGGAGTGCGAATGCAAGCTGTTTGGAAGTGACGGTATACTTTGCAGGCACATTATAAAAGTGTATGACATGCATGACATTCAAGATGTCCCAGATGTTTATATTCTTCGTAGATGGAGGAAAGATGTGTCAAGGAAGCACTCGCGCGTGAAGGTGGTGTACCATGATCCAAGTAAGACCGAAGATGTCATGAAGCATGATAAATTAATGCTAGCATACGAGCCAATCAGTTTGAAGGCGTCAACGAATCCCGAGTGCATTAAAATTGTGATGGATACATTGAAGGTGTTGGAGAAGCGGTTGGATCAACAGTTGATTGGTGTGGAAGATATGGATGCTGATGAGACACAGGATGATGTTGGTACTCCTGGTTTGTCTCAAACCAACAAGAAGAGGGCAACTACTCCAAAATCTGTTACCAATGGGTGCAGTCAAACCAAAAACAAGAGGACCACCAAAAGTACCCCTAAGTCTGTGAACAAACGAAACAAATGTGCAACACCTCCTGATAACGTCAAGGTGAATGATCCTGTGGCAAGAAATAAACCACATAGGACACCAAGTTGTAGGCACCGTTCTTGTGTTGAGCCAAAAAAGAAAACACCCAtaaggagaaggagaagcaaAACAAATGATGTTGCTGGTTGCTCACAGGAACCTCCCACGCAG GGCGCTGATGATGTTGAGTTGACACACACTTCTGCTGGGGGTATTGAGATGTTATCTCAAGATGGGTCAGTTGGGTATTTCACCAGCATAGTTGGAGGAGATGATGTTGGTGATGTTGGTGATGTTGGTGATGATGGACTTGGACTTGACAATGTTGATGATCTTTTATGCCGAAATTCTCTTGGGTGGGATAAGTGA
- the LOC130467008 gene encoding ubiquitin-like-specific protease 1 codes for MNEEVNKPTSKEPKGKGNKGKEIVVGGSGTKASNTKSKTYFLENYKVQNLSGKCNVMKTMMLGLKEGEHVKVHCTKRTFNMEKDFEISVTVEDTDQLLSGAWLNISIIQVFVTALSELCFHDDCHPNSIGFMCPEMISATMLKSDADRILLYMTRSMSALSSKTFILCPYYEKSHWMLLVLCLSKREVYIFDSQQKKRNLMIKEPLNNAFRSYKRLGGQSKGTKLTWIPAQCAQQPGSLDCGYYVMRFMYDIIMNHGNSQDLTKVCSHKLRTLYNKLKYTKLLY; via the exons atgaatgaggag gtaaacaagcctacaagtaaagagcctaaagggaaagggaacaaagggaaagagatagtggttgggggaagtggaacaaaagcgtccaacactaaatcaaaaacctatttccttgaaaattataaagtgcaaaatttgagtggtaagtgcaatgtgatgaaaactatgatgttgggattaaaagaaggggagcacgttaaggtacattgcactaaaaggacattcaatatggaaaaggactttgaaattagtgtcaccgttgaagacaccgatcaacttctctcgggagcatggctcaatatatcaataatacaagtttttgttac ggctttgagtgagttgtgttttcacgatgattgtcaccccaatagtattggattcatgtgcccggagatgatctcggccaccatgttaaagtccgatgcagatcgaattctattgtacatgacgaggtccatgagtgcacttagttctaagacattcatcttatgtccatactacgaaaa gagtcactggatgcttttagttctttgcttgtctaaacgtgaggtctacatatttgattctcaacagaagaagagaaatttgatgattaaggagccactaaacaa tgcttttcggagttacaagagactaggtggacaatctaagggaactaaattaacatggattccagcacag tgtgctcaacaaccgggatcactagattgtggctactacgtcatgcgttttatgtacgacataataatgaatcatggtaatagtcaagatcttactaaggtatgttctcataaactacgtactttatataataaattgaagtacacaaaactattatattga